A part of Gemmatimonas groenlandica genomic DNA contains:
- a CDS encoding GWxTD domain-containing protein: protein MPRCLCVAVVALTLHPLATLSAQTRPTAPSAEIDSLIQRGLSLVAKGDTAEALEVLEQATDRAPRNLEALYQRGRLLTRTTSLGFNNTPRQVLAWRLLNRGSDLAPREARFLLELARLRLRTPLLRADAERLLGKAVTVAVAAADTAMIAESASEFGRLFERRYRTTRKRHVYIANIFFDPYAARNRLHYVREFLEHQIRPIENAGAADRAEADRLYRLALSVDPEHVASAVGLLGLLYDEQRYPEMRAVAAPFLTRGYDVRHPNPIPGEADVASVASIAFADGLAAARLAAPADAQRAFAVGLARLSPRERRDLLDISRLLTRGDSVRVAGLTDTARDATIRSFWETADPLISTPENEAQVEYYARVAISMLRYDDAEQGVRGWRTDRGTIVIRYGEPPVEVLLPPANDISARDVTGRIVTVFSYPALELEFVFSGPPAMNSAGFAGDFRDVADQRRNDEPFRLDDVAARTRVDSMSVQVARFRGRSANEYQVLTAAAARPARFYDGVEIDRGQLSIRSFRGSPDRLRLVDSQQVTVTLPTSRPVEYLRLDTLPVGDHRVRIEVVDPGVQSAAARASVAVSLPPMRDTTLMLSDILLGTRAPDGMGRTLRSLADAGVRPLFGTRIAPRDTFSLYVEAYGLRPDARGDVQVEITLAVTLLEISRSGPTIERWLGNIADVVGLTPEGDKQLGMRFSRTERLDGRDRVPLLTSIGMGTAPSGRYRLDVLMREIGSDRRTQVSREFTIGSIGESGK from the coding sequence TTGCCACGTTGCCTGTGCGTTGCGGTGGTCGCGCTCACACTGCACCCGCTGGCCACGCTAAGCGCGCAGACACGCCCGACGGCGCCCTCGGCGGAAATCGACTCGTTGATTCAGCGCGGTCTCTCCCTCGTCGCCAAGGGCGACACCGCCGAGGCGCTGGAAGTGCTCGAGCAAGCCACCGACCGTGCGCCCCGGAATCTCGAGGCGCTGTATCAGCGCGGGCGGCTGCTCACCCGCACGACCTCGCTGGGCTTCAACAACACGCCGCGGCAGGTCCTCGCCTGGCGGCTGCTCAACCGTGGTTCTGATCTCGCCCCACGCGAAGCGCGCTTTTTGCTCGAGCTCGCCCGTCTGCGGCTCCGCACGCCTCTGCTACGCGCCGATGCCGAACGATTGCTCGGCAAGGCGGTCACCGTTGCCGTCGCGGCCGCTGACACGGCCATGATCGCCGAATCGGCGAGTGAGTTCGGTCGTTTGTTTGAGCGACGCTACCGGACCACGCGAAAGCGTCACGTCTATATCGCGAACATCTTCTTCGATCCGTATGCCGCCCGGAACCGCCTGCACTATGTGCGCGAGTTTCTCGAGCATCAGATTCGCCCCATCGAAAACGCCGGTGCCGCCGATCGCGCCGAAGCGGATCGGCTCTACCGGTTGGCGCTCTCGGTCGATCCCGAGCATGTCGCGAGCGCGGTCGGGTTGCTCGGCCTACTGTACGACGAGCAGCGTTACCCCGAGATGCGCGCGGTTGCCGCACCGTTTCTCACGCGCGGTTATGATGTGCGGCATCCGAACCCGATTCCCGGCGAGGCTGACGTCGCGTCGGTGGCATCGATCGCATTTGCTGATGGTCTCGCCGCCGCCCGTCTCGCCGCGCCCGCCGACGCGCAGCGCGCCTTTGCCGTGGGGCTCGCCCGGCTCTCGCCGCGCGAACGTCGCGACCTGCTCGATATTTCCCGATTGCTCACGCGGGGCGACAGTGTGCGGGTGGCCGGCCTCACGGACACCGCCCGTGACGCCACCATCCGCTCGTTCTGGGAGACGGCCGATCCGCTGATCAGCACGCCGGAAAACGAAGCGCAGGTCGAGTACTACGCACGCGTCGCCATCAGCATGCTGCGCTACGACGATGCGGAGCAAGGCGTGCGTGGTTGGCGCACCGATCGCGGTACGATCGTGATCCGCTACGGCGAGCCACCCGTCGAAGTGTTGTTGCCGCCAGCGAATGACATTTCGGCGAGAGACGTGACCGGTCGCATCGTCACGGTCTTTTCCTATCCGGCACTCGAACTCGAGTTCGTGTTTTCAGGGCCACCGGCCATGAACTCGGCCGGTTTCGCCGGCGACTTCCGCGACGTCGCCGATCAGCGTCGCAACGATGAGCCGTTCCGACTCGACGACGTGGCGGCCAGAACGCGCGTCGATTCGATGAGTGTGCAAGTGGCGCGCTTCCGTGGGCGCAGCGCTAACGAGTACCAGGTGCTCACCGCGGCAGCCGCGCGCCCGGCGCGATTCTACGATGGCGTGGAGATCGACCGTGGCCAGCTGTCGATCCGGTCGTTCCGCGGATCACCGGATCGCCTGCGATTAGTCGACTCCCAGCAGGTCACGGTGACGCTTCCGACGTCGCGTCCGGTGGAGTATCTCCGGCTCGATACGCTTCCGGTCGGCGATCACCGCGTGCGTATCGAAGTGGTGGACCCGGGCGTGCAGTCGGCCGCGGCGCGGGCCAGTGTTGCCGTCTCGCTGCCGCCAATGCGCGACACGACGTTGATGCTGAGCGACATCCTGCTCGGCACGCGCGCTCCCGACGGCATGGGCCGCACGCTGCGGTCACTGGCCGACGCTGGCGTGCGCCCATTGTTCGGGACACGCATCGCACCGCGAGATACCTTCTCGCTCTATGTCGAGGCGTATGGTCTCCGCCCCGACGCGCGCGGAGACGTACAGGTGGAGATCACGCTGGCCGTGACGCTCCTGGAGATCAGTCGATCGGGTCCGACCATCGAGCGATGGCTGGGAAACATCGCCGATGTCGTCGGTCTTACTCCCGAGGGCGACAAGCAACTCGGCATGCGCTTCAGCAGAACGGAACGCCTCGATGGACGCGATCGAGTGCCGCTGTTGACGTCCATCGGCATGGGTACGGCACCGAGTGGTCGCTATCGGCTCGACGTGCTCATGCGCGAGATCGGCAGCGACCGTCGCACGCAGGTGTCGCGTGAATTCACCATCGGCTCCATTGGAGAATCCGGGAAATGA
- a CDS encoding autotransporter outer membrane beta-barrel domain-containing protein, with amino-acid sequence MMTLRTTVAFTLGAFVAAFTVTERADAQASNYPSMQLPTASTRDYTAAVSSGAGTTALFQWREGWQPRRHWQLDAGLTDRKGSDNLALFVGGGIGQEIARARGDQPLDLLFTAGAGAAFGGGYTLVRIPVGVSIGHTFDLEQGMAITPYVHPRASVDIASSGGRNGGSQSEVSLNFDLGVNFQVNSQFAVRAAAAFTGSELAGSQDTFAIGFNWMPAPLARR; translated from the coding sequence ATGATGACCTTGCGTACGACCGTTGCCTTCACGCTCGGCGCCTTCGTGGCCGCCTTCACCGTGACTGAACGCGCTGACGCGCAGGCGTCCAACTATCCCTCCATGCAGCTGCCGACCGCATCGACGCGGGATTACACCGCGGCCGTGTCGAGCGGAGCCGGCACGACGGCGCTGTTCCAGTGGCGCGAAGGGTGGCAGCCGCGTCGGCATTGGCAACTCGATGCCGGTCTGACCGATCGGAAGGGCAGTGACAACCTGGCGTTGTTCGTCGGCGGCGGGATCGGCCAGGAGATCGCGCGGGCTCGCGGCGACCAGCCGCTCGATCTGCTCTTCACGGCAGGTGCCGGAGCCGCCTTCGGGGGTGGGTACACGCTGGTCCGCATTCCGGTCGGCGTCAGCATCGGACACACGTTCGATCTCGAGCAGGGCATGGCCATCACGCCGTACGTGCATCCGCGGGCGTCGGTCGACATCGCCAGCAGCGGCGGTCGCAACGGCGGCAGTCAGTCGGAAGTCAGTCTGAACTTCGATCTGGGCGTGAACTTCCAGGTGAACTCGCAATTTGCCGTGCGCGCCGCGGCCGCGTTTACCGGTTCAGAACTCGCCGGTTCTCAGGACACCTTCGCCATCGGCTTCAACTGGATGCCGGCCCCGTTGGCGCGCCGCTGA